From the genome of Elusimicrobiota bacterium:
GCAGGGTTCGTTCCAGCATAAAGACAAGTAGAAAGTAAAAAGTAAAAAGTAAAAAGTAAAAAATGAAAATATAGTTTTTTAGACTTCATTTTCTATTTGCCAAAAATTGCCAATGCGGTATATCTTCTCTCTTGACCACCATCAATTTTAAACTCTTTAGCAATGATTTCGCAGAAATATATACCATTTGCAAGTTTTTCGCCTGCGTAGTTAGTTCCATCCCAAGTATCTTCTTCATGCATACCGGCGGCCTTTTGTTGGTTATGAACAATTGTTTTAACCAATCTTCCACTCATATCATAGATGTTTATAGAAACTTTTTCTGCTATGTTATCAAGAACATATCGGATTTTTATTGACTCTTTTGAGGGGTCAAATGGACAAGGGTAAGGAACAAGGTCAACAATCTCGTTTTCATCTATTTTATTATTATTTTTACTATCCCAAGAAGATGGAGATTCGTTGCGGAAAATAATTACTTCTGATACAGAATTTCTACTTAAACCAAACAATAATCCAACAACAATTATTATTTTTACCATTACCATTTTATTTGTTTCCTTTTTTCCAATTCTTTTTCATTTTTTTTGTTGAATTATAGATACGGACCCGTCGTTTCTTTCTTTAAGTTTTAAGATAATTTGTTCGCCTGGTTTAGTAAATTCAATTTCTTCTTCTAAAACATCAAAATTTGAATGTTCTATTTTTACCGAGTGTTTGCCCTGCGGAATCCCAGTTATTTTACATGATGTTTTCCCTTTAGATTTACCATCAAAAAATACATCCGCGTCATAATAAGGCTTTATATCAACAATAAGTATTCCATCATCAGCAGGCAATAAGATAGCTTCAAAATAAACCCTGTCGCCGGGTTTTAAAGATACTTCTTTTACCCAAGTTTTATACTTTTTTTCAGCAGTATTTACACAAATTACATAATTATCAGGTTTTAGGTATTTTCTCCAATGACCCTTCCATTCTTCTGTAGTTTCTACATCGGATTTCCATACATCATTCAACCAGATATTAGCATCAGTAATTATTTTTTTGTTTTCATCTAGAACTTTAATATCAACAAATGGGTCTTGTAATTCAAGAGTACCAACAATATTTACCTGCGTTTCAACATCATATTCTTTTTGTTTAATTGTTTTATACATTGGAGGGTTTTCAAATGTAATCTTATAAATACCTAATGGTAAAGATTCTTTGAAAGGTGTCTTTTTATTCTTTATTTCAGTTCCTTGAATGGTTACAAGAGCACCGATATCGCTTCCTGGGTTATTTTTTTCATATGCATTAAAAAATAGTTCTTTCTTTAAAACAGGACAAATATCAATATCAGTTTCACCAGTAATATTAAGCGTATCAGTATATGATACAAAACCTGGTTTTTTTAACTCAATTGAATGTTCGCCAGCAAGGAGAGGTTGATTTTTAACCGGAGTTACACCCCATGGTGTAGATTTACCGTCAATATAGATACTCGCTCTTTCTGGTCTTGACTTAATTGTTACATTTTTCCAGAAGTTACCAGTGAGAGAATAAGTTTTTGTCTGTGCTTCTTTTGATTCTTGAAATTCCCAGTATCGCTTATCTATATTTTGTGTATCTTGACTAAAATCCAAGTTGCATTGTCCTAAAACCTGCATTTCTTTATCATTACCTAAATCCTCAAAACCTTCTTTTGTAATCCGAACATAATGTTTACCCATATCAATGGAACAAAGTACCTGGGTCTTCATAGGTATCAGTTTCCCATCAATATAAACTTCAGCACCTTGTGGAACGGAATTAATTATTAAATCAACATTAAACGGGAACAGCAATGTTCTTATTTCTTTACTACTTGTACCTGCTATATAAATTGATTTAGTTATTTTTTTATATCCATCTTT
Proteins encoded in this window:
- a CDS encoding FlgD immunoglobulin-like domain containing protein, with translation MVMVKIIIVVGLLFGLSRNSVSEVIIFRNESPSSWDSKNNNKIDENEIVDLVPYPCPFDPSKESIKIRYVLDNIAEKVSINIYDMSGRLVKTIVHNQQKAAGMHEEDTWDGTNYAGEKLANGIYFCEIIAKEFKIDGGQERRYTALAIFGK
- a CDS encoding PEGA domain-containing protein — translated: DLTIHRNCSGFLCIPVLQGYSIFVNEQYVSTFISKNLPNYSKSDIGARLEKKLIQGNYTFTLEKDGYKKITKSIYIAGTSSKEIRTLLFPFNVDLIINSVPQGAEVYIDGKLIPMKTQVLCSIDMGKHYVRITKEGFEDLGNDKEMQVLGQCNLDFSQDTQNIDKRYWEFQESKEAQTKTYSLTGNFWKNVTIKSRPERASIYIDGKSTPWGVTPVKNQPLLAGEHSIELKKPGFVSYTDTLNITGETDIDICPVLKKELFFNAYEKNNPGSDIGALVTIQGTEIKNKKTPFKESLPLGIYKITFENPPMYKTIKQKEYDVETQVNIVGTLELQDPFVDIKVLDENKKIITDANIWLNDVWKSDVETTEEWKGHWRKYLKPDNYVICVNTAEKKYKTWVKEVSLKPGDRVYFEAILLPADDGILIVDIKPYYDADVFFDGKSKGKTSCKITGIPQGKHSVKIEHSNFDVLEEEIEFTKPGEQIILKLKERNDGSVSIIQQKK